A region of the Desulfomicrobium macestii genome:
TTCAGGCGGGGAATCCCGATTTCCTCGTCGCAATCCTCGCAAACGCCGAAAGTGCCATCTTCGATACGGTCCAAGGCTTCGTTGATTTTCTTGATCAGCTTGCGGTCCCGGTCACGCAAACGCAGAGTGAACGTCCTGTCGGACTCGGCGGAAGCTCTGTCGGCAGGATCGGAATAGTATTCCACGTTGTCCGACATTTCTTCGATGGTCGCCTCACCCTGCCGCTGGATATCGTCAATCATCTGAGTCAAATATTCTTTGAA
Encoded here:
- the dksA gene encoding RNA polymerase-binding protein DksA, coding for MEAKDLEFFKEYLTQMIDDIQRQGEATIEEMSDNVEYYSDPADRASAESDRTFTLRLRDRDRKLIKKINEALDRIEDGTFGVCEDCDEEIGIPRLKARPMTTLCIECKSRREEEERLRGD